One window of the Microplitis demolitor isolate Queensland-Clemson2020A chromosome 10, iyMicDemo2.1a, whole genome shotgun sequence genome contains the following:
- the LOC103570582 gene encoding tetratricopeptide repeat protein 7B, whose protein sequence is MTSKKGQTLRIESEIDKYRGEGNWKKVIELANNLKELYPSNECLANFLSGEGKLESFLDEIPPIDANITKAKTGLIEAKNDLVLAANEKDKQAVVVLDAHLLLGKLHYAMGLYPEALNHYDLAELHTLTEKPLPPRSLRIIAESYAIQGLCLEKQLPTVKSKYKLSEYHDRISKCFETSGDLSLVYFQELEKSQIIQNGGYSPQPPITLKIMGPILETALLRAPLLHLQSGNIERSINRWRAILSAVETTTTQSLRLTLIRQLAELLLRRITNSDYKAPEVVETTTTTVTSNTLTRKLNNYVTSNGIMETQKSPWKPRKYQGINMFVPRNINEEIILLLLIGEAMAVRDAVLSQSPEFKEAKSRAHEIATNVYDLLTIVTVKWNQVELLYESFKRAMKFSHEETHVWMQYALCLIQLGQYAHAYAVLEIVARLAPNKVMPCLLAARICFEHLEKISTGIEWAKKAVTRENNNPSGLISRCHLYVGIGNSILARSCMVKVDKAAHSTQALEAFHKAQQYDPNDHLAEYYLAYEYAINRQLNEAMIHVKIALNLRAEHIPSLHLLALLLSAYKQYNDALNLVNSILAEYPDNSNFLYIKAHLQLHSVGAEESLITIKEMLKIWRDLYENQINVDCNEQQSEKRSETRSVFQLYTTELSDKDSSSLHAQSLAASKIEQALSEVASSLSSFTPKPGPQRAWLLQLQIWLLLTEVFLMLDKPDAAALSLQEATIIFPMSHHIMYTKGLLHEYKSEYNEAKQCYQNAVAINPYHIKSLQHLGLIYHYLGCQRLAEKTLRDAAKIDPNSHQTWYNLGKVLESLGEMETANDCMATALEVENSNPILPISSISITFE, encoded by the exons ATGACGAGTAAAAAAGGTCAAACTTTGAGAATCGAGAGTGAGATTGATAAATATCGTGGTGAAGGGAATTGGAAAAAGGTTATAGAGTtagcaaataatttaaaagaattatatCCATCTAATG AATGTttagcaaattttttaagtggaGAAGGAAAACTTGAAAGTTTTCTGGATGAAATTCCACCAATTGATGCTAATATCACAAAAGCTAAAACAGGATTAATTGAagcaaaaaatgatttagttTTAGCTGCTAATGAAAAAGATAAACAG GCAGTAGTAGTCCTCGATGCACACCTTCTTCTCGGTAAACTCCACTATGCAATGGGACTTTACCCTGAGGCCTTGAACCACTATGACCTTGCTGAGCTTCATACTCTAACTGAAAAACCTCTACCCCCTCGGAGCCTTCGTATAATCGCTGAGTCTTATGCCATTCAAGGCTTATGTCTTGAAAAACAATTACCAACTGTGAAATCCAAGTACAAATTATCTGAATATCATGACCGCATCTCTAAATGTTTTGAAACCTCAGGTGACTTGTCTCTAGTCTACTTTCAAGAACTTGAAAAATCTCAGATAATACAAAATGGTGGCTATTCGCCCCAACCCccaataacattaaaaataatgggCCCTATTCTTGAAACTGCTTTACTACGTGCCCCATTACTACATCTTCAATCTGGGAATATTGAACGTTCAATAAATCGTTGGCGTGCAATTTTATCTGCTGTTGAAACCACAACAACTCAAAGTCTACGCTTAACCCTAATTCGTCAGCTAGCAGAATTACTTTTACGACGTATTACAAATTCAGATTACAAAGCACCTGAAGTCGTTGAAACCACCACCACCACGGTTACGTCAAATACATTAACAcgtaaattgaataattatgtGACATCTAATGGCATAATGGAGACCCAAAAATCTCCATGGAAACCACGAAAATATCAGGGCATCAATATGTTTGTACCTCGaaatattaatgaagaaataattttgcttttattaatTGGTGAAGCAATGGCTGTGCGTGACGCAGTCTTAAGTCAATCGCCAGAATTTAAAGAAGCTAAATCTCGTGCTCATGAAATAGCAACTAATGTTTATGATTTATTGACGATTGTCACAGTAAAGTGGAATCAAGTTGAATTATTGTACGAATCATTTAAACGTGCTATGAAATTTTCACATGAAGAAACTCACGTTTGGATGCAGTATGCACTTTGTTTAATACAATTAGGACAGTATGCACATGCATATGCAGTACTGGAGATAGTTGCACGTTTAGCGCCAAATAAAGTTATGCCTTGTTTACTCGCAGCACGGATTTGTTTCGAGCATTTAGAGAAAATATCTACGGGAATTGAGTGGGCAAAAAAAGCTGTTacaagagaaaataataatccatCAGGTTTAATATCACGTTGTCATTTGTACGTTGGTATTGGAAATAGTATTTTGGCAAGAAGTTGTATGGTAAAAGTAGACAAGGCAGCACACAGTACTCAGGCGCTTGAAGCATTCCATAA agctCAACAATACGATCCAAATGATCATCTAgctgaatattatttagcatATGAATATGCAATCAATCGACAACTAAATGAAGCTATGATTCATGTAAAAATAGCTTTGAATTTACGAGCTGAACATATCCCATCATTGCATTTATTAGCATTGTTGTTATCGgcatataaacaatataatgatgcattaaatttagttaattcaattttagcTGAGTATCctgataattcaaattttttgtatataaaagcGCATTTACAACTTCACAGCGTGGGTGCTGAAGAATCACTTATTACTATTAAAGAGATGTTAAAAATTTGGcgtgatttatatgaaaatcaaataaatgttGATTGCAATGAACAGCAGAGTGAAAAGCGCAGTGAAACACGTAGtgtttttcaactttataCGACGGAATTATCAGACAAAGATTCAAGTTCATTGCATGCACAATCGTTGGCAGCATCAAAAATTGAACAAGCGCTGTCTGAAGTTGCTTCATCACTGAGTTCATTTACACCCAAACCCGGACCACAACGTGCTTGGTTGCTGCAATTACAGATTTGGTTACTGCTAACTGAGGTTTTTCTAATGCTTGATAAACCAGATGCCGCAGCGTTATCATTACAAGAAGctacaattatttttccaatgaGTCATCATATTATGTATACG AAAGGCTTATTACATGAATACAAATCCGAGTACAATGAAGCTAAACAATGCTATCAAAATGCTGTTGCAATAAATCCTTATCACATAAAAAGTCTGCAACATTTG ggtttaatttatcattacttAGGGTGTCAAAGATTAGCAGAAAAAACGTTACGTGATGCAGCTAAAATAGACCCAAACTCACATCAAACTTGGTATAATTTGGGAAAAGTTTTGGAATCATTAGGTGAAATGGAAACGGCCAATGATTGTATGGCCACTGCATTAGAAGTTGAAAATTCTAATCCTATTTTACCAATATCATCAATTTCAATTACatttgaataa